TTCCGGCACGCTGTTTTCCGCGATCTCTCGGGTGTCCGGTTTAACATTCCAGATTGTCCAGTGAACCCAGTCCCCGCGCGGGGCGTCCGGATCGTCCACGATAAGTACTAAACTTTTAGCTACTGGAGACGCATCTGAAATAATAAGCGGCGGGCTAATATTTTTCCCGTCGCAGGTATAATCGGACGGAATATATTGATTATTTTCAAACGCAGGACTGGAAAGTTTCATAATTATTTTTTGATCACTAATTAAGGGCGGTTGTTTCTTGCTTCTGCTGACAATTACCATTATACCGCCTGAAATAATTATAAGCAATATAACAATGATAAATATAATCTTTTTCATAGAATTCAATCAAATTCCAGCAGGTCCTTGTTCCAGCAGCAATACTCGCAACTGGAATGATGTTTAGGCAAAGGCCCCTGGAGAAATTTTACCGCCGATTCGAAAGTTTCCTTGGCCAGTTCCGCGCTGGCAGCAATTCTCACCGGCTTAACGTTAAATTTGACGATGCCGCCGCTTTCAACTTTTTGGGGATAATAATAAACGAGATACGCCTCCTCGCCTACCGGAAAACCATTGGACTGCAAAAGCAAAAGATATGAACTTAACTGCAGCCGATAATATCTCTCGCTGTCACCGTCTTTAGGACTACTTCCCCTGGTCTTATAGTCCAGCGGAATATATTTTCCGTCTTCTAGAAGACAATCATCCATCGCACCGAATAGAACTGCGTTTAATTTTTCGTCGCGGTATTCCAACCCCGTACGCCAGTTGCGCCAGCGGTTCATAAGTTTTTTATCCGGCATAAGCACTCCTTCCACTTTTCCGGAAAGTTCCGGAGGGAGCGATCCGCGATACTGGTCAAAGTAATCCTTGATTACCAAATCCATTCCACTAGGAAGCGAAGGAAAAATTCCCCGCGGACGGTGCACTCCCTTGTTATAATGCAGCCAAAAACACCGCGGGCATTCGGCAAACAAATTAAGTCCGGTAGTGGGAGAAAGACGAATAGGATTATTGTTTTTCATATTTAATTATTCTCGCATACCTGCTAATTCCCTAGCCCTTAATAACTACCAGGGGACGCAATTTTGCGACTTTAAGAGCAATTCCGACGTTGTGGACGACGTTTACTACTTCATCTATATCTTTATAGGCCTGTGGCGCTTCTTCGGCAAGCCCGCGTATGGATCCTGCCTGGACATAAATCCCTTTTTTTTCCAGTTCGCGTTTAAGTTTCCCGGCGTCAACGCTTCGCTTAGCAGCGTGGCGCGACATTGCTCTTCCCGCCCCGTGGCAAGTTGAGCCGAAAGTTTCTTGCATCGCAGTATGTGTTCCTACTAAAACATATGAGGCAGTACCCATACTACCTGGGATAATCACAGGTTGCTCCGGGAAAGCCCGTGTCGCCCCCTTCCTATGAACAATTAATTTTTGTTTCGTGTTACATGTTTCATGTTTCATGATAGTGTGTTCTTCTATTTTGGCAATATTGTGCGCTACATCGTATAAAATTGAAAGTTCACCGCCCGGGTTTCCTAAAACTTTTTTCCAGGATTTTCTTATTCCCCAAGTGATAAGCTGTCTATTTGTCCAGGCGAAATTAGCCGCCGCTGCCATTGCCGAAAAATAATCCTGACCTTCCGGTGACTTAAAAGGCACGCATACTAACTCTCTGTCCGGAACGGAAATTTTATATTTCGGCATTGCTTTGTTCATTATTCGAATGTAATCAGTTGCCACTTGATGGCCAAGTCCGCGCGAGCCAGTATGGATCAGAATGACTATTTGATTAAGATATAAACCGAAGGCCTTGGCACAATCTTCATCAAATATTTCATCTACTCTGTCTATTTCCAAAAAATGGTTTCCCGCTCCCAGGGTTCCCAATTGATCTCTTCCTCTATTTTTGGCATGTTTGAAGACCGTTTCCGGCCGCGCTTCGGGAAGCGATCCACTGGACTCAATGTGCTCCATATCTTCTTTTTCTCCGTATCCTTTTTTAACTGCCCAGCCAACACCACCGGCCAGGACCTCATCCAATTCCCGGCTGTTGAGTTTTAATTTTCCTCCCCGCCCGACACCGGAGGGAATTGTTTTATATAATTCATCAGCTAATTGACTAAGATAATTTCTGGCATCCTCGTAATAAAGATTTGATTTCAGGAGCCGCACTCCACAGTTGATATCATAGCCAATGCCGCCGGGAGAAATAACGCCATCCGGATAGTGAGTCACTGCTACTCCGCCAATGGGAAACCCGTAACCCTCATGAGCGTCCGGCATAACTAAGGCATTCTTTTGGATGCCAGGAAGAGTTGTTACGTTTATTAATTGCTCCAGTGACCGGTCGCGACCAATATCGTCCAGCATTTTTCCGGTAGCGTAAATCCGCGCCGGAACGCGCATATCTGATCGGTATGACCGGGGTATTTCCCAGAGATAATCAGATATCTTATTTAGATCTTTTTTAGAAACAGTCATTGTGCATCTAAATCAAAAATTAAATATCGAAAATTATTACTGTTTCATAGTTTCCTTTCTCATTCTTCTTTATCTCCGCTTCGTGGTAAGTAACTGCTTTGATATCCTCATCAAATCCATCAACTTTTTTCCCATAGACATTGGTTTCAAGACCGGTGTCGGTTAATTTTTCTATGTCCGCTTTTCTAAAGACCGCTTTTTCTTCCTGGGAATAAGTCAAAACCTCGGAAAGAAAATCAATAAGAAGCGACGTTGTATCTGGCGCTGTTAAGTTTATACCCTTAACAATTTCCGGCTTATTGTCTCTATTTTTTATTTTTTCCGCCAGAGGCGGACCCGCCTTTGGCGGGGAACTTTTAATTATATTACTCATCCCCTCCAGTGCCGCTTCAAAAAGACCCGCCAAAGTATCGGATTCCACGTAAAGCCGCGTATCGGCCGTGTGAGGCAGCAATTTATATGATTTCATATCTCTTTGTGAATAATTTCTTCTAGGCCTTTCCTCCTTTTTCTTTCCGGCTTTTCAGCGGAAAACCCCAAAGGAATTATGGCCAGCGGTATCATATTTTCTTCCAGACCCAAAATATCCGATACTTTCCCTTCGTCAAATGCTCCGACCCAAACGGAAGAAAGGCCAAGATTAGTAGCTGTTAGCTGAATATAAGCGGCAAATATAGTAGCGTCCTGGATGGCATAAAGCGTTCTCCCCCGTTCTCCGTATTTGGCGGCTGATTCTTCAGGAACCGCACATATCACCAAATTAACAGGTGCTTCTGCTACTGATTGCTGATCCAAAGCGGCCTTCGAAAGCTTTTTTCGCATGGCTTCATCTTTTATAATTACAACCTTGAATGCCTGTAGGTTTCCGGCTGAAGGAGCGCGACTGGCCAGTTCCAAAATTTTTTGCAGGGTCTCTCGCGGGATCTCTTTTCCCTGAAACTTTCTCACTGATTGCCTTGTTCTTAAAACATTTTCGAATTCCATTTTTATTTGAAATTAAATCTTAACACCTTCTTTTTGTAAAAGACTAATTTTATTCTTCGTTCCTCTGTTATATCCCCCGATTTTTCCGTCCGAGCGAATCACCCGATGGCAGACAATTTTAGGATCGTAATTTTTATTTAGGATGCTGCCTACCGCCCGCCAGGCGCGCGGACTACTCGCCCGCTTGGCTACTTCCCGGTAGGTTAAAACTCTTCCTCTGGGGATGCGGGCCACAACTTTTAAAACCCTGTCCTTAAATGTACTATTTCTTTTTCCCGCTCTTTCTTTCATTTTTTAGCCGCGTTACACTTAAGTGTTTTTTATAACGGAATGGTGAAGGGGTCCGGTAGCCCGGTTTTCCCTTTCTGCCACCGACTTTTGCGTAGTTTCTCATATATTTCTATTTTACTCTTTTTTGCTCTTTTAGGAAAAATTAAAAGCCGACCTATGAAGCTGATCAGTAGTTATCCACAATTGCCACCTGGCGCGAATTGTTATATAATTCTATTGTAAAACAAAACACTGGCAGGCCTTAGGGGGATTTTTCATTTTTAAGATCCGCCAGTCAAAACAAAATTGTGAAAAATGAAAATCAAAATGAAAGTGAAATAACCGAAGCCGAAAAGACCCATAAAATCCAGTCGCTGCGGGAAATGATAATGAGCGCCGAAAAAACAATCCAGGGCGCCAAGGCCATGCTGCTGCAATTGGAAGGAAAGAAAAAAACAGGAAGAAAAAGAAAAAGCGAATCAAAAGAAGGCGACGGCACTATCATTGAAGGCACGTTCGACGGCCAGATTATGATCGGAATAGACGGAAAGCAGTATCCGGTGCCGGCTAATTACGCTTCCAAATCCAAGCTCGTCGAAGGAGATATGTTAAAACTGACTATCACTCCCGACGGGTCTTTTATTTACAAGCAAATCGGCCCGGTGGAGCGCCGCCACGCCATTGGAATCGCGAGCCAAGACGAGCGGGGAAATTATTATGTGATTGCTGAAGGCAATCCCTACCGGATTCTTTTGGCCTCAACTACCTATTATAAAGTCGAGCCAGGTGACGAAGTGGCCATCGTGGTTCCGAGGTTTCTTGAGAGTTCCTGGGCGGCCATTGAAAATGTCATCAAGAAAGGAAAAGATAAGAGTTTGGGAATCGTCAGCCGGAAGTTTGATATTGACAAAGAGATAGAATCCCTGAAAGAAGAAGTCCAAATGAAAAATGGAAATGAGCCAGCTACGGCGGGCAGCCAAGAGGAGGAGTCGGTAGCCGACGAATGGACCACGGACATCAAGGAAGTTGAAGAAGAAATTAAAAATGAACAGCAATAAAAAATTAAAATACAAAAAAATGGAAAGTCCACCAGGTGTAACCTTAACCAAGAGAGATTATTTTCTAGTTTCTTTTATCGGATTATCATTTGCGCTTTTCTCAATTCCGATTCTCAAAAACATTAACCTGCCTTTTCTTAAATTAAATTTGATAACTGTACTATTTCTTGTAATATTTTTCGTAATTTTTGCCAACCTTGCTTTATGGATAGCTTCAATTATTGGCCGAAGGATACCGATTGCCTTTCAGTTTGCAAAGTTTGGAGCTGTTGGTGCTTTTAATACTTTTTTGGATTGGGGAGTTTTAAATATTCTAATCGCTCTAACAGGAACTGCTGCCGGCATTGGCTATACCGTTTTTAAAGGCATTTCTTTCATCGTCGCTAATATCAGCAGTTATCTTTGGAACAAACATTGGACGTTTGGATCGCAAGAAACCGCCAACGCGCAAGAAATGGGAAAATTCTTCGGGGTTAGTGTTATAGGACTAATAATAAACATTTCTCTCGCCTCCATAGTCGTTAATGTTATTGGGCCTCAGGCCGGTATGTCTCCCGAGCGCTGGGCTAATGTTGGAGCACTACTTGCTACTGTTGTCTCGCTCATTTGGAATTTCGTAGGATATAAGCTCTGGGTGTTCAGAAAATGATATAACTGAACCTTAATGAAATCCCGAAAACCAAGTTTATTGAGAGCTTGGTTTTTTGTTACTTTAAAACGTTGCGACGAACTCACCATGGTGATATAATATCTATGGATTCAAGGGGTACCAATAGGTACTCCAAATTAGTTAAATCAGTCCTATGTCTACCACTTTATACCGAAAATACCGCCCCCAGACATTTGCTGAAATCGTCGGCCAAAAGCCCGTCGTTCAGACGCTTTCCAATGCGGTGAAGCACAATCGCATCGGTCAGGCCTACCTTTTTGCCGGTCCTCGCGGGACAGGAAAAACGACACTGGCGCGAATTTTTGCCAAAGCCGTTAATTGTGCCAATTTGCTCGGCAAGGAACGAGACGCAAGCAAATTGAGCATCCGCCGAAGCCCGGCGGAAGCGGGTAAAAATCCTAAAAAAGATTTCGAACCCTGCAACCAATGCGATATTTGTAAGAACATAAACGAAGGCCGATCCCTTGATATCATTGAAATTGACGCCGCCTCAAATACCGGAGTGGACAACATCCGGGAATTAAGAGAAACCGTAAAGCTTCCTCCCACGCAGGCGAGATTTAAGGTCTATATTATTGACGAGGCGCACATGCTTTCCACCGGAGCATTCAATGCTCTCCTGAAGACCCTGGAAGAACCACCGGCTCATGTCATTTTCATTCTGGCCACCACCGCCATCCACAAAATTCCGGAAACAATAATATCGCGCTGCCAGCGGTTTGATTTTGCCCGGCTTTCGCTGGAGCAGATTATCAAAAAACTTTCCTTTATTGCTAATCAGGAAAAAATTGAAATTGAAAAGAATGCTTTGGAAATGATTGCCTTGGCGGCCGAAGGAGGAATGCGCGACGCTGAATCATTGCTTGCCCAAATTATCTCCTTTGAGGACAAAAGCATTACTTCCAAGGAAGTTGAGGAAATATTGGGAACAACGGGGCATCAGTCAGTTGAAAAAATGGCCGGATTTATTCTGGAAAAAAACGCCGCCGGGGCGCTATCTCTGATCAATAAGCTTTCTGATGACGGCGTCAACCTGGAAGTGTTTTACAAATCGCTTTTGAATTACCTCCGCCAGTTGATGCTTGTCTCCGTTGATCTAGATTTAGCTCATCTCTTTTCTCTGGAACTCACCGCCGAGCAAATTAAGACGTTGGAATTGCAAGCGCACTCCTCTTCCAGCCAGGAAATACTGCACATTATTAACTGCCTGATTGAGACCAGGCAAACGGTTCGATTCTCTTTTATTCCCCAGCTTCCGCTGGAGCTGGCGGTTATAAAGGCCACTCAGGAAGAGACAATAAGTAATAAAGAGAAAGCAGAAAGCAGGGAGTATGAAAAGGGAAATATGAAACAGGAAGCAGGAATCATCCTGCCTGCTTGTCCGTCCTGCAGGCGAGACGGCAAGGCAGGAAATCAAGAATTAGAAGTGAAGAGTGAAGAGGCAAGAAAAAGGGGAGTCGCCGAAAAAATCAGCAATGAAAGAACCGAGATACCTGCTGATTTGACGATTGAATTGGTGGAAAGCAAATGGAATGAGCTACTCCGGGAAATCAGAAAGTACAACCATTCGCTGGTAGCTCTTCTTTCCAACTGCCAGCCGGTGGAAATCAAAGAAAATAAAATTATAATTGCCACCCGCTACATCTTTTACAAAGACAAGCTCAACGAGAGCAAAAGCCGGATGAGAATTGAAGAAGTCCTTGAAAAGATTTTGGGCGCTAAAGTAACTACTAAGTTCGTCACGGAAGAAGAGGCGGGAATAAAGATAGGCAGTAAGAAGCAAGAAGAAAGCGCTAAGCGGGGTTCCAAAGACAATCCGCTGCTGGATGAAGCGATGAAGATAATGGGAGGTCGCCTCGTCGGCGACCCGCCAGAGACGGGTAAATAGGAAGTAACCTTTGCCTGCCCGCCATCGCCAGGATTTAAGCTGGGAGGTCGTCTAATGGTAGGACAGCAGCCTTTGAAGCTGTGAATGAAGGTCCGACTCCTTCCCTCCCAACCAGTCAGACTTTTTCATCGAGAGATCTATAGGCCTCAAAGAAAGCCCCGAAATTTCTGATACTTCTTTGCATGCCCAAAAATTGTACAGCCACTGGAAAAAATTCGTTATTATGCTAAAATAGAAACTGATAGTAGATAAGGGAAAATTTGAGGCGCGGTTAACGCCGGTTATCATCATGTTAGCAGGCGCTATTTTTTATCCAGTTCCGGTTTTCAGCGTCAATTAAGCATAAAATTGATAAATATGATACTTATTCTATTTTTTCTTCTCATCTTAACAGCATCGGCTTTCATACCCAAGTACGTCGTTATTCTTCTAGTCCTAAACGTAGTTATAGGGCTTTTTTTGTCAATTTTTCAAATAATTATCGTCTTATTGCCAGACTTCAAGCCAAAACGCGGCAAAATGAGCGCAGAACCGTTTGTTTCAATTTTCGTGCCGGCATATAACGAACCACTGACCATTCTCATGCAAACGCTGGAAGCGCTTTCACGCCTCAAATACGATCACTTCGAAGTGCTGACCATTGACAACAATACCAAGGATCCTGCCGTCTGGAAGCCAGTGAAAACATTCACAAGGACGCTCAGAGAAAAATGCTGCTGTGTTGTTGGACGCATTTTTACGAAAGCAGGAATAAAACCCTGTTTTTGCTTTTACAATATTCGAGGATTGTTTTGGTTGAAGATAAAATTATTGACCATCTCCCTAAAAAAATGTATGCTAATAGTATATATATTCTATAAATTGCGCGAATTTAGCTTTAATTTTTCTTTACTATAAGTAATTATGACAAACAAAAGGATGAATCAATGAAACCTATAACGAAAAGGCCTTGGGGAGAATTTGAAATACTGGACCGTTTTTTTTCAGATGAGCCAGGAAGTAAAACTGAAATCGTAATAAAAAGAATTTCTGTCAATCCTGGCAGTAAACTTTCTTTGCAGTCGCACGCGCAACGCTCCGAACAATGGAATGTAGTCTCCGGGAAAGGAGAATTCATTATTGGTGATAAAAAAATTTCTGTGAAAGTCGGTGATTGCGCTTATGTGCCTCAAGGCGAAAAACATCATATGATCAACAGTGATAATGTAAAATCGCTTGTGGTTGTCGAGGTTGACAGGGGACTTTTTGATGAGGATGATATTGTTCGATATGAAGATGACTACGGACGCGTATAGATTATTATTTTAAGATATTTATTATGGTTCAAGTTAAAGACGAAGGAATTATTCTTCAGGCAACCAATTTGCCGTTTGAAAATGAAGCGGTGCTCAATCCGACGTGTATTGAAGCAAACGGAATTACGCATATGTTTTATCGAGCAGTGCGAAAGGGCGATCTTGTTTCTTCAATTGGATATTGTCAAATCGATGAGAATGGGAAAATAGTTAATCGACTTGATCATCCAATTTTGGTTCCTGAACATGACTTTGAAAAAAAAGGCATAGAAGATCCTCGCATCGTTTTTTTGGATGGAATATATTATTTTTTTTATACCGTCTATGACAGAAAAAATGCCATGATTGCCTATGCTACCAGCAAAGATCTTGCGCATTTTGAAAAACATGGAATTATTTCGGCGCAATTTACTTACGATGAAGTAGAAGATTTATTTAGACAGTCGAGAGTGCGAGAAAGATACCAATTTTTTGAATCAGTGCTGAAAGACCGAGTAGGGAAAGATGTTTTTCTGTGGGAAAAAGATGCGTTTATTTTTCCGAAAAAATTTAACGGAAAATTTGCTCTTATTCATCGAGTACTCCCTGGAATCCAGGTTGCTTATTTTAATTCATTTTCTGAGCTCAATGACAATTACTGGCGAAAATATTTTGTTGAACTTGATAAGTATATCATTCTTGATCCAAAGTATGAGTTTGAGAATCGCAACATCGGTGGCGGAGCGGTTCCTATTGAGACGGAGGATGGCTGGCTCCTGATTTATCATGCAGTAGAGGATTCAAAATACGGAAAAATTTATCATGCCAGTGCCGCGCTACTTAATCGCGATAATCCTACGCAAGTAATCGGCCGTTTGCGAGTGCCTCTTTTTTCTCCCAAAGAGGAATGGGAAAAAAAGGGGGATGTCAATAATGTAGTTTTTCCAACAGGCTGCGTTGTTCGCGACGGCCAACTTTTTATTTATTATGGAGCGGGCGACAAGCTCATTGCCGCCAAAAGTATTAATTTAAAAAGTTTACTTTCCGAATTGAAGAATGACGCTATTTTGAATTAAATAAATGTATGAAAATAATAAATAAAAATTGGATTGTCTATTTGTCAACTTTTCCTCCCAGAGAATGCGGCATAGCTACATTTACCAGAGATCTTATTAATGTTTTTAATGAGCTTTTTTTTCCTCAAGAAGAAGCGAAAGTCGTTGCTTTGAATGTTAATGAATTGAGTCGCTTGAATTACCCCAAATCGGTCATTATGCAAATTTCTCAGACCAAGAAAAGCGAATATGCGAAAGTTGCCCAGCAACTTAACAAAATACTTTCAGTAAAATTAATTTGTATCCAGCATGAGTTTGGTATTCATGGTGGTAAAAAGGGCTCGTATTTGCTTGATTTTTTACGTGAGATAAAAAAGCCGGTTGTGATTGCTATGCACACTATTCTACCGGAATCAAACCCATATTTTGAAAAATACAAGGAAATTGTAGTGGCTATCAATGATTATGTCAGATGCATTATTGTGATGACTGAAACGTCAAAAAAAATATTAATGGCTGATTATGGCATTCATCCCAATAAAATCAAAATCATTCCACACGGCATTCACGCTACTCCTTATCAAGGTACTGCAAAAGCTAAGCTGGCGCTTGGATTAAGCGGAAAGACGGTAATTTTAACTTTCGGACTCTTGAATGAAGGCAAAGGAATTGAGTATGCTATTGAGGCTCTTCCGGAAGTAGTGAAAAAATTTCCCAACGTGGTCTATTTGATTGTGGGCGCGACTCATCC
Above is a window of Candidatus Moraniibacteriota bacterium DNA encoding:
- a CDS encoding YbhB/YbcL family Raf kinase inhibitor-like protein, with product MKKIIFIIVILLIIISGGIMVIVSRSKKQPPLISDQKIIMKLSSPAFENNQYIPSDYTCDGKNISPPLIISDASPVAKSLVLIVDDPDAPRGDWVHWTIWNVKPDTREIAENSVPEGAIEGMTDFGRPGYGGPCPPRVDERQRVEAGPPSGVHRYQFKLYALDVVLDLSSTSAKQDIE
- a CDS encoding PD-(D/E)XK nuclease family protein, with product MKNNNPIRLSPTTGLNLFAECPRCFWLHYNKGVHRPRGIFPSLPSGMDLVIKDYFDQYRGSLPPELSGKVEGVLMPDKKLMNRWRNWRTGLEYRDEKLNAVLFGAMDDCLLEDGKYIPLDYKTRGSSPKDGDSERYYRLQLSSYLLLLQSNGFPVGEEAYLVYYYPQKVESGGIVKFNVKPVRIAASAELAKETFESAVKFLQGPLPKHHSSCEYCCWNKDLLEFD
- a CDS encoding RtcB family protein, yielding MRVPARIYATGKMLDDIGRDRSLEQLINVTTLPGIQKNALVMPDAHEGYGFPIGGVAVTHYPDGVISPGGIGYDINCGVRLLKSNLYYEDARNYLSQLADELYKTIPSGVGRGGKLKLNSRELDEVLAGGVGWAVKKGYGEKEDMEHIESSGSLPEARPETVFKHAKNRGRDQLGTLGAGNHFLEIDRVDEIFDEDCAKAFGLYLNQIVILIHTGSRGLGHQVATDYIRIMNKAMPKYKISVPDRELVCVPFKSPEGQDYFSAMAAAANFAWTNRQLITWGIRKSWKKVLGNPGGELSILYDVAHNIAKIEEHTIMKHETCNTKQKLIVHRKGATRAFPEQPVIIPGSMGTASYVLVGTHTAMQETFGSTCHGAGRAMSRHAAKRSVDAGKLKRELEKKGIYVQAGSIRGLAEEAPQAYKDIDEVVNVVHNVGIALKVAKLRPLVVIKG
- a CDS encoding archease, yielding MKSYKLLPHTADTRLYVESDTLAGLFEAALEGMSNIIKSSPPKAGPPLAEKIKNRDNKPEIVKGINLTAPDTTSLLIDFLSEVLTYSQEEKAVFRKADIEKLTDTGLETNVYGKKVDGFDEDIKAVTYHEAEIKKNEKGNYETVIIFDI
- a CDS encoding nitroreductase family protein, producing MEFENVLRTRQSVRKFQGKEIPRETLQKILELASRAPSAGNLQAFKVVIIKDEAMRKKLSKAALDQQSVAEAPVNLVICAVPEESAAKYGERGRTLYAIQDATIFAAYIQLTATNLGLSSVWVGAFDEGKVSDILGLEENMIPLAIIPLGFSAEKPERKRRKGLEEIIHKEI
- a CDS encoding MGMT family protein, coding for MKERAGKRNSTFKDRVLKVVARIPRGRVLTYREVAKRASSPRAWRAVGSILNKNYDPKIVCHRVIRSDGKIGGYNRGTKNKISLLQKEGVKI
- a CDS encoding GtrA family protein; amino-acid sequence: MNSNKKLKYKKMESPPGVTLTKRDYFLVSFIGLSFALFSIPILKNINLPFLKLNLITVLFLVIFFVIFANLALWIASIIGRRIPIAFQFAKFGAVGAFNTFLDWGVLNILIALTGTAAGIGYTVFKGISFIVANISSYLWNKHWTFGSQETANAQEMGKFFGVSVIGLIINISLASIVVNVIGPQAGMSPERWANVGALLATVVSLIWNFVGYKLWVFRK
- the dnaX gene encoding DNA polymerase III subunit gamma/tau — encoded protein: MSTTLYRKYRPQTFAEIVGQKPVVQTLSNAVKHNRIGQAYLFAGPRGTGKTTLARIFAKAVNCANLLGKERDASKLSIRRSPAEAGKNPKKDFEPCNQCDICKNINEGRSLDIIEIDAASNTGVDNIRELRETVKLPPTQARFKVYIIDEAHMLSTGAFNALLKTLEEPPAHVIFILATTAIHKIPETIISRCQRFDFARLSLEQIIKKLSFIANQEKIEIEKNALEMIALAAEGGMRDAESLLAQIISFEDKSITSKEVEEILGTTGHQSVEKMAGFILEKNAAGALSLINKLSDDGVNLEVFYKSLLNYLRQLMLVSVDLDLAHLFSLELTAEQIKTLELQAHSSSSQEILHIINCLIETRQTVRFSFIPQLPLELAVIKATQEETISNKEKAESREYEKGNMKQEAGIILPACPSCRRDGKAGNQELEVKSEEARKRGVAEKISNERTEIPADLTIELVESKWNELLREIRKYNHSLVALLSNCQPVEIKENKIIIATRYIFYKDKLNESKSRMRIEEVLEKILGAKVTTKFVTEEEAGIKIGSKKQEESAKRGSKDNPLLDEAMKIMGGRLVGDPPETGK
- a CDS encoding phosphomannose isomerase type II C-terminal cupin domain, with amino-acid sequence MSNYDKQKDESMKPITKRPWGEFEILDRFFSDEPGSKTEIVIKRISVNPGSKLSLQSHAQRSEQWNVVSGKGEFIIGDKKISVKVGDCAYVPQGEKHHMINSDNVKSLVVVEVDRGLFDEDDIVRYEDDYGRV
- a CDS encoding pesticidal protein Cry7Aa, with protein sequence MVQVKDEGIILQATNLPFENEAVLNPTCIEANGITHMFYRAVRKGDLVSSIGYCQIDENGKIVNRLDHPILVPEHDFEKKGIEDPRIVFLDGIYYFFYTVYDRKNAMIAYATSKDLAHFEKHGIISAQFTYDEVEDLFRQSRVRERYQFFESVLKDRVGKDVFLWEKDAFIFPKKFNGKFALIHRVLPGIQVAYFNSFSELNDNYWRKYFVELDKYIILDPKYEFENRNIGGGAVPIETEDGWLLIYHAVEDSKYGKIYHASAALLNRDNPTQVIGRLRVPLFSPKEEWEKKGDVNNVVFPTGCVVRDGQLFIYYGAGDKLIAAKSINLKSLLSELKNDAILN